TACGTATATACTGGGTATGTCgatctgaaaaataaatatattcaacggtctataaaaatatatatttatttatattatcaGTATTTGGCAGATTGTGATCATAAGTTATAAgttgaaacaaaacaattgaaaactGTGGCACTGCTCTGAAAATCTGTAATTTAAAGTGCAAGCTTGGAAAAATGAAGAGAAAGTCGGCAGTTAGTGCTCTGCTAGCTACGAGGAAGAATAAGAATATTAAGCTTGATGATACCGCTTCTTCTACAGCTTCTCCTTCTGAAGGTAGTGAACCTAGTGAACTAGCTAATCCAGATGTGTCTGTTATTGAACTGGAAGACAATAGTAatattgaagatgaaaatggtCTGAATCAACAGAGCACCGACGTTGCTGTAGAAGCCACAGTAGttattgatgagaatgacgTGAATGCTGGtaatgaggaagatgaagaaatcGACGACGAAGTAGAATTCGCTTCTTTTCCTCCTTCTGGACTCTCGTCTAGACAAAGATCTAAATCAATTGAGGCTGCAGTCGAGTTCCCCGAAGATTTTATTACTGTTAGCACCTTTAAACAAAATTCACACAACACCGTTAAACTGACGACCGGTAGTGAAGTTTATGGAATGGTCAAGGGTGAGACGTTGGCTTTTAATGGAGAGTATCAGCTCACGATTCAAAAAGGAGCTGTCCGTATTATGGGAGCTATTCTACATGCCAGCAAAAGATCTTACCATATTTCATCGCCCTGTAATGGTACGCATGCCCTACCAGTAATTGAGTGTGTTCAAGTTGAGAACCTCGAGCTGGTTGAACAGACAACTACAGACTATAACGAGCAACTGATTGATTCATACAGAGCGGTTATTAAAGTTGAATCGGCTCCTACAGGATTGCGCAATGTCGTTAACTTGGCACCTAATTTCAAGAACCTCTGGGGACTATCTGAGGGCCCTAATGAAGACTCTCAAACTGATCTTGAAGAtgacaaagaagaaatacCATTatttgaagacgacgaagttAAAAGTATATCAACTGGTAGTACGACACCAGCAAAACCCAGCTTCCAAATAATATACAGAGCGCCAGCCTCGATAGCGCTATTCAAACCATTCAGATCATGGTATGATATGGCTGCTAAGACTGTAGCCCTTGGATTTGATAATGATCCACCAAAGGTTCTTGTACTAGGACCCAAGTCATCTGGCAAAAGTTCTTTCTGTCGATTTCTCACAAACTATTTCCTCGCTTCAGAAATAAATCAATGCCATTATCTTGAATTGGACCCTGGTCAGCCCGAATACTGTCCTCCTGGAACAGTTTCTTTACACTCACCAGAGTTTAACTTTAGCCCATCATTTTCGCATTCTAACTTTCGGAACTCCATCCGTGCCCACACTATTGGCTCCACATCACCCAAAGATCATCCCAACGTCTACCTGTCTTACTGCCGTGATCTGTATAGAACCTACGAAAAGACTCAAGTAAAAAGTCAATCTCCACTTATCATCAATACTCCTGGTTGGACTCGTGGTCTTGGCGTAGACTTACTTGCTGATATCACCTCTATCGTTCAACCTAATATTATAATCAGTCTTGGACCCGACGATTCGCAGACCGAGATTCGTGCTGTTCTCTCCCGTCGTACTGACATTCCCGTCACATCCCTTGAATCAGTCCTCTCATACAACTCCAATGCATACTTATCTGCTCCCtcatcagctgctaaaTACTCAGCCTCTGAACTCCGAGTCCTTCAGACATTAACCTATTTCCACTCTGCATCTTCCCCTATTCATTCACTAAAGTTCAACTCAACCCACTTAACCGAAACTGTACCATATTCTGTTCCCTACGGTGAagaatcatcttcaaaccCATTAGCAATCCAAGGAATAGCTATAACTGCTAGTGAAGGAATTAATCCTGAAGATGTTTCTCTCTGTGTCAATGGCGCAGTTGTAGCTGTTATTTCTGTCGACCACGAAACATCTCCTATTCCAATCCAGCGTACCCCCGACGAATCTCTTCCTTATATTGATCCCAACGATCTGCAATCTGTTCTCATCCCCGACACTTGTAAATGCCTTGGCTACGCTGTCGTCCAATCCATCGATGTTGCTGACAACACCATTCGTCTCTTAACACCGATCCCACCAAGTGTCATATCGCAAAACGACCGCCAAAAGCTAGTCCTTCTCCGAGGCAGACTACAACTGCCTCTATGGGAGCTCTGGAACCCCTCTCTCGACGACGCGTCCTCCCCGGCCCCATACCTCTCCAAAAGCGGTCCTGGATCCGCCCCCGGATCACACCGCTGGCGCGTCCGTCGAAACGTCCTCCGCAGAGGCTACGCATGACATATTTCTCGtatcttttatttatttatttttatcttgccttctgcctccggcggccgggctccgcccggacctggttgtgctcgcttcgcgagcatcCTCAACGCTGTGCTGGATTGCACAACCGGGACTAAATCACTGTCTGAAAGCTTTGTGCATTGTTCATCGCTATTTCCAGCAAAGTGTTCACTCAATTAGTTTTGActttgaaacaaaaaatattgtaTTACCTCCAGTTTCACTTCCAACTTCAACACTACTTCGCTTCGTAATTCGAAGATCCACATCGGAGGACTTGCTTTTATTGTTTGAAAACCACCTCGAATAACACTTCCCGGCAATCTTTCTATAACATACCAAAAAACACAATTCTTCTTAAATTACGGTATATTCATGGAAAGTAAGTTGCTGCTCAACTCaggaagagaaaaaatCTGTTCTGAAACTAATCGTCAAGGCAAAATGTGTTCAGTGCCCTGTTCAATTTGgaccaacaaaatcaactgCTTTCTTGTCATTCTGAGTGCAATAAATAGGAACCAACCTGAGCTGACTGTTGTAATGGTACTCTACAGTAGGTAAATACCTACCGATAATTTATTAACCTATCTAACACCAGTTGAACTCATTACGGCACTGAAGACGCATAGATGCCTTGTAGCTCAAGATATGCCTCTACCTTAAGTTAATCTCGTCGGGCCAGAAACTGCTCTAGAGGTTTATATTCCAATACCAGTGTGCTCCGAGAACTGGAGAGCTGAAGCCCGACTCaagcggagcgagaggagcaaccagggtctggggcggagccccagccgctggaaGCAGATAACCGTATAGCAGTAGTGTTTAGTACCCGTATTGGAAGCATCTCTCGAATATGGGAGGTAGAAGAACTTATCTGGTATTACAGGGAAGAAAGAAATAGTCATGCTATAAGCATCCTGGTGTAATTCAAGCCAGGTTTTTGTAGACTTGCCAGGACCTGTGTAGGGGATTTAGGATGGCCATCATGTGACGACACCTGCAAAGTCCCCCTGAGTTCCCCTGAGTTCGCCTATTAGAGGCATAAAGTTGCGCGGCTGACATATATCTGAGGAGTAGTTCTGTGTTCAGGCTCTAAACAACCCTGGAAGTTGGGTGGGACTATTTTTCGAATTTAAATTCGTTATTTTTATAAGATGGAGTAGGGGACTGTTAAGTCAGAGGTATCTCGAACGAAAACTAGCTCAGTCTACCGGCTAGAGTGGTAGAGAAGGCAGAGTTGCTGAGGTGACTGGACTTAATCCAACCGTAGCA
The Sugiyamaella lignohabitans strain CBS 10342 chromosome A, complete sequence genome window above contains:
- the GRC3 gene encoding Grc3p (Polynucleotide kinase present on rDNA; required for efficient transcription termination by RNA polymerase I; functions with Las1p in a conserved mechanism to modulate rRNA processing and ribosome biogenesis; required for cell growth; mRNA is cell-cycle regulated; GO_component: GO:0030874 - nucleolar chromatin [Evidence IPI] [PMID 20814424]; GO_component: GO:0005730 - nucleolus [Evidence IEA]; GO_component: GO:0005634 - nucleus [Evidence IEA]; GO_function: GO:0005524 - ATP binding [Evidence IEA]; GO_function: GO:0016301 - kinase activity [Evidence IEA]; GO_function: GO:0000166 - nucleotide binding [Evidence IEA]; GO_function: GO:0051731 - polynucleotide 5'-hydroxyl-kinase activity [Evidence IDA] [PMID 20814424]; GO_function: GO:0016740 - transferase activity [Evidence IEA]; GO_process: GO:0000448 - cleavage in ITS2 between 5.8S rRNA and LSU-rRNA of tricistronic rRNA transcript (SSU-rRNA, 5.8S rRNA, LSU-rRNA) [Evidence IMP] [PMID 23175604]; GO_process: GO:0016310 - phosphorylation [Evidence IEA]; GO_process: GO:0006364 - rRNA processing [Evidence IEA]; GO_process: GO:0006364 - rRNA processing [Evidence IMP] [PMID 12837249]; GO_process: GO:0006363 - termination of RNA polymerase I transcription [Evidence IMP] [PMID 20814424]); its protein translation is MKRKSAVSALLATRKNKNIKLDDTASSTASPSEGSEPSELANPDVSVIELEDNSNIEDENGLNQQSTDVAVEATVVIDENDVNAGNEEDEEIDDEVEFASFPPSGLSSRQRSKSIEAAVEFPEDFITVSTFKQNSHNTVKLTTGSEVYGMVKGETLAFNGEYQLTIQKGAVRIMGAILHASKRSYHISSPCNGTHALPVIECVQVENLELVEQTTTDYNEQLIDSYRAVIKVESAPTGLRNVVNLAPNFKNLWGLSEGPNEDSQTDLEDDKEEIPLFEDDEVKSISTGSTTPAKPSFQIIYRAPASIALFKPFRSWYDMAAKTVALGFDNDPPKVLVLGPKSSGKSSFCRFLTNYFLASEINQCHYLELDPGQPEYCPPGTVSLHSPEFNFSPSFSHSNFRNSIRAHTIGSTSPKDHPNVYLSYCRDLYRTYEKTQVKSQSPLIINTPGWTRGLGVDLLADITSIVQPNIIISLGPDDSQTEIRAVLSRRTDIPVTSLESVLSYNSNAYLSAPSSAAKYSASELRVLQTLTYFHSASSPIHSLKFNSTHLTETVPYSVPYGEESSSNPLAIQGIAITASEGINPEDVSLCVNGAVVAVISVDHETSPIPIQRTPDESLPYIDPNDLQSVLIPDTCKCLGYAVVQSIDVADNTIRLLTPIPPSVISQNDRQKLVLLRGRLQLPLWELWNPSLDDASSPAPYLSKSGPGSAPGSHRWRVRRNVLRRGYA